The window GAGAGCCAGGCCCAGGCCAGCACCACCGCCAGCCAGTAGAGCAGCAGCCCGGCCACCCCCCGTATATCGCAGTGCAGCCGTCCCCACACCCCCCTCCGGTAGCGGCGGGGGGTGTTCATCACCATCCCCGCGCTGATGACCCCGATCCCCAGCAGGAGCGCCGACTGGATGAGCAGGCCCATATCCTCCATCGGGGAGAGCCAGAGACCGGGGATCAGGTGTTCGTCGCCGAAGACACTCCCGTAGAGAACGCCGAAGAGCGTCGAGGAGAGCCCGGCGAGGGTCAGCACCGCGCCGAAGGCCCGGCTGAGGATCCCCGTTTTCCGGAGAAGCACCGCCGCGGCGACGAGCATGAGGCCGTGGGCGATATCGCCGAACATGAAGCCGAAAAAGAGACAGAAGGTCACCGCCACAAAGAACGAGGGATCGCTCTCGGTATAGGCGGGTGTGCTGTAGAGGGCCACGATATCCTGGAAGAACCGGACGCCGGGGAGGTTCCTGAGGAAGACCGGGACCCGCGATCCACCCGTCCTCGGCCGCGACCCGGCGATGATGACGGTGCCGGGGGCCTCGGCGTCCACCATCCGCTCCACCTCCTCCGTCTCGTCGGCAGGCAGCCAGCCGCTGACGACATAGAGGTCGTCCATCTCGCCGCGGCGCCTGCAGACCTCCTGGACGCGCTCCATACAGTAGATCTGACCGTAGAGCCGCTCCAGGCCGGCCCGGTTCCGCTCCAGATAGCCCTCCGCCGCCCCGGCGAGCCCCTCGATGGCCCTTCCGTGGTGGTCGAGCCGACGCTGGATCTCCCCACGCCAGTCTTTGCCCATACCGCCAAGCAGCTCGCCTAGGGCGAACCGCCGGAAGGAGACCGAGTCCAGCAGCTGTTCCGCCCCTTCGGCGTAGCCCGAAACGGTGAGCGCCATGACCCAGACATGCCCCCCCGGCCGCGCCAGGGGCACCACCAGCAGCGGCACCTCGGCGGAGATATCCTCCAGCCGGTCGTAATCCTCCCTGGTCACACTTCCGGTGTAGATCCCGAGGATACCGCCTCCGGCCGCCGCCTCCAGGGGTATGTGGGCCTCTTCCAGGGCCTCGGCGAAGATACGGGCCGCCTCCAGCTGTTCCACCTCGGCGGTCAGTTCCCTCCTGCGCCGCTCCCATGCAGAGAGCTTCTCCGTCAGGGCGGCGACACGGCCACGGATCTCCTCGTAGGAGGGGAGGTCGCCCGACCGGGCCGGGTCCGGCAGGGGCGGCCGTTCCCCGGCGGTCTCCCAGAGTGATTCCATCTCGGCGAGCAGGCCTTCCCAGGGGTTCTCCCCGCTGGTGTCGAGCGCCGACCGCATCTCCCGGTCATCCACAACGCTGTCGATGGGCACGGGCTGGAAACAGCCCCGGAGGAGGAGTCGACGGGCCACCCCGAGCACCTCGTCCTTCGGCCCCACCATGGAGAGGGAAGCCATGGGCACCACTGCCATCAGGACACCTCCTCCATCGGCCTCACCAGGAAGAGCACCGCCATCCGCTTGCTGAAGGCGTAGCGCACGTCCTCGATGATGGTCGTCAGGTCCTGCACCTCGAATCCACGCAGCAACAGATAGGCCATCACGGTATGGACCCCCGGAGCACCCTGCCGGAAGCCCGCCAGGGCCATCTCCCGAAGGATTCTGTTCATGCTCCGCTCCAGGACAAGCTCCGCCGCCCCGGTCTCCATATCCGTCGGACGCCGGAGCCGCTCGCCGTACCAGGTACCCTCCAGCAGCGCGAAGAACGATGGGAGATCGGGGGCGAAGACGAGCCGCCGCAGCGTCGTCTTCGGCAGCCGGTACCGGTAGGGAAGCGTCCGGCCGACGATCTCCTCGGGGCGCATCCCGAAAAAGCGCCTGGCCCGGTAGCACCAGTAGAGGTTCAGCAGATCCGCCCTGGCGCCGAAGAGCCGCCGAAGGGTAGATCTCTCCCGGCCCTGCAGCCTCTCTACGGCCCGGAAGAGCCTCCGCATAAGGAAACCGTCCACGGCCATCTCCAGGGGAAAGAGGGTGCCGCCCTTGGCATCGAGCTGTTCCAGCGGCGGCCGGAGGACCTCGAAGTAGGGGGTCCCCTCCAGGTGGGGCAGCACCTCCGGCAGCGCGTCGCAGGCCAGCAGATCCTCCACCGGGAAGGAAAGGGGACCGAGCATCGCCGCGCGCTCCTGCAGGGAGGCCCGCTCCCTGTCGCCGGAGAAGAGATGCCGGAGGATCCGCTTGAGCAGATCCGTCTCGTACTCCTTCTTCCAGGCCTCGATGACCGCCCGCTGGGGCCTCCCGGCGAGATACCGGAAACGCATCGCCTCGCGGAAGGGAACCATCGAGAGGAGCGACTCCAGCCGGGAGCGGTGGATCCCCCCGGTCTCCACCCCACGGAGGAAGGGTCCGTAGCTCCGGCTTCGCTGGAGCTGCCGCGCGATCTCCCCGACCGTGTCGCACCGGAAGAGCAGATTCCAGAAGAAATCGTCCGGGAGCATCCGCCCCCGCAGGACCCGGGCCTTCGACGCCAGCGAGGCCCGCATGCCCAGCGTGTAGGCCTGAAGCATCGCTCAGGCCCCCTGTCGGGCGTAGCGCTCGGCGATCTCCGCAGCCAGGGAGTCGACGACGGCGCCGGCCTTCTCCTCGTAGCGGTCGTTGAGCCGCTTCCGCTCCGAGGCGGCGCTCTCCAGGATCTGCGCCGCCTCGCTCTCCCCGGTCTCCCTGGCGGATTCGGTGACGGACCTGGCCCGCTCCCGGGCCTCCTTCAGCCGCGACTCCCGCCGGCGGGCGAAGTCCTCCTCCGCCTCGCTGACGATACGCTGGGCCTCCTCCCTGGCCTCGCCGATCGTCCGCTCCGCTTCCTGCTCGGCGCCGATCAGCTGGGAGAGGATCTCCTTGAGCTCCATGGTTACCCTTCTTCCCTCTCCGGTGACGTCTTCTTGGCGATCTTCATCCGCACAAAATCCTCCCGGTCGCTCTCCTCCAGAACATCGGCGATGGTGGCGATGGTCTCCCGGTACGAGGGGATCACCACCTTCTCCAGGGCGTTCACCCGGCGGTAGGTTTTTCGAATCTGGACGGCCAGGCGGTAGACGCTGTTCTCCACCTCCGCCAGGCGGGCCAGCAGGGCCAGCATCTCCCGGGCCTGCAGGTAGGCGTTGTCCATGGCCCCGGAGGTGCCGTAGAAGGAGTAGCAGGGCCTGGGATCGGGCTCCACCGCGTCCACATCGGGGACCTCCACGCCCATCACGGAATGCAGCCGGACGGCGAACCCCTCTTCCTCGGGGACCGCATCGGCGATCTCCTCCACCATATCGATCCCCAGCGAGAGGTTGGCCATCTGGAGGCTCCGGTAGGCGTTCTCGAAGACAGTCCGGAGGCGCTCCTGCACCCGCCGGCTCTCCCGGATACGCCCCACAAGCTCCATCATCAGCACCTGCCGTTTCCGCTCCAGGAGATCGTGGCCCTGCACGGCCAGCTTCAGGGCACCCTCGGCCTGGACCATATTGCCCCTGGTTGGGGCCTCGTTCCCCGCCACACCCATCCCTCCCGGGGATCCGCAGCAGATCGCCGCGGAACAGGCTCTGTCACCGTTCCATTAGAACACATTCCTGATCCTGGTGCACTGGGCTGTACGAAAAAATATACCCCATCCTGTACATGGGGGCAACACCTCCGCGACCTCACCGAAGGCGGGAGTTTGGACAACGGGTTACCCACCCGTCGCATCGTCTTCCTTTCAGTATACCTTCTCTTCATTCGCTGCGGACCTCTCGATGGGACATCCCCGCTTCTCCTTCCAGGAGAGGGCGACAGATGTGGAGAGTTTCCCCAGCCGGGCCAGCTGGGCGAGGACATGTTCCAGGTTCTCCACGGAGCGGGCGACCACCTCGATGCAGTAGTCGCTGTCGCCGGTGATGCTCCACTGGCGGAGCACCTCCGGGATGGCCACGATTTTGTCCGAGATGTGGGGATCGGGATTGTTGAAGTTGGTGAACATGTAGGTGAGCGCCTTGACGGGGAAGCCCACCTTCCTCTCGTCCACCAGCGCGGCATAGCCTACGATCACCTCCTCGGCTTCCATCCGGCGCACCCGCTCGATCACGGCGGATCCGGAGAGCCCGATCCGCCGTCCCAGTTCCCGGAAGGAGACCCGGCCATCCCGCTGCAGCTCTTCGAGGATCTTCCGGTCTGTCTCGTCCAGGGAGACAGAGCTCCTTGCATTTGACACGTCAAACCACCTCTTCACCTGACAATTATTCCATTCTGGTTCAGTTTACGAGATATTGACGAGAAAAAGCAAGGAAATTTCCTGCATATCTGCTGTTAAAGAATCTTCTCGGCCTGTATCGTAGGTTTGTCAAGAAAATTCCCGCAACAAGGAGGCGATGCCCATGGGCGCATGGGGAGC of the Synergistales bacterium genome contains:
- a CDS encoding Lrp/AsnC family transcriptional regulator; its protein translation is MDETDRKILEELQRDGRVSFRELGRRIGLSGSAVIERVRRMEAEEVIVGYAALVDERKVGFPVKALTYMFTNFNNPDPHISDKIVAIPEVLRQWSITGDSDYCIEVVARSVENLEHVLAQLARLGKLSTSVALSWKEKRGCPIERSAANEEKVY
- a CDS encoding V-type ATPase subunit, coding for MLQAYTLGMRASLASKARVLRGRMLPDDFFWNLLFRCDTVGEIARQLQRSRSYGPFLRGVETGGIHRSRLESLLSMVPFREAMRFRYLAGRPQRAVIEAWKKEYETDLLKRILRHLFSGDRERASLQERAAMLGPLSFPVEDLLACDALPEVLPHLEGTPYFEVLRPPLEQLDAKGGTLFPLEMAVDGFLMRRLFRAVERLQGRERSTLRRLFGARADLLNLYWCYRARRFFGMRPEEIVGRTLPYRYRLPKTTLRRLVFAPDLPSFFALLEGTWYGERLRRPTDMETGAAELVLERSMNRILREMALAGFRQGAPGVHTVMAYLLLRGFEVQDLTTIIEDVRYAFSKRMAVLFLVRPMEEVS
- a CDS encoding ATPase, producing the protein MAVVPMASLSMVGPKDEVLGVARRLLLRGCFQPVPIDSVVDDREMRSALDTSGENPWEGLLAEMESLWETAGERPPLPDPARSGDLPSYEEIRGRVAALTEKLSAWERRRRELTAEVEQLEAARIFAEALEEAHIPLEAAAGGGILGIYTGSVTREDYDRLEDISAEVPLLVVPLARPGGHVWVMALTVSGYAEGAEQLLDSVSFRRFALGELLGGMGKDWRGEIQRRLDHHGRAIEGLAGAAEGYLERNRAGLERLYGQIYCMERVQEVCRRRGEMDDLYVVSGWLPADETEEVERMVDAEAPGTVIIAGSRPRTGGSRVPVFLRNLPGVRFFQDIVALYSTPAYTESDPSFFVAVTFCLFFGFMFGDIAHGLMLVAAAVLLRKTGILSRAFGAVLTLAGLSSTLFGVLYGSVFGDEHLIPGLWLSPMEDMGLLIQSALLLGIGVISAGMVMNTPRRYRRGVWGRLHCDIRGVAGLLLYWLAVVLAWAWLS
- a CDS encoding V-type ATP synthase subunit D, whose amino-acid sequence is MGVAGNEAPTRGNMVQAEGALKLAVQGHDLLERKRQVLMMELVGRIRESRRVQERLRTVFENAYRSLQMANLSLGIDMVEEIADAVPEEEGFAVRLHSVMGVEVPDVDAVEPDPRPCYSFYGTSGAMDNAYLQAREMLALLARLAEVENSVYRLAVQIRKTYRRVNALEKVVIPSYRETIATIADVLEESDREDFVRMKIAKKTSPEREEG